Below is a window of Flavobacterium sp. N2820 DNA.
CTTTAGAAAAAACAGGATTTGAAGTTGTCAATGAAATGCATGCCATTGCTTACATAGTAGTTGAAGAAAAAGACATGATAACTTTTAGAGATGCATTAAAACCCCATCGAGGTGAGGTTTATTTAAGTTAGTTTTTAAGTCTATTAATAAAATCTTTTGTGGTTTCTCCAGTGTGTTTTTTAAATAATTTCATGAAGTAGCTTGGACTTGAAAACCCTAAAGCATAAGAAATTTGACTAGTGTTCAGGTTTCGTTCAACCATTAAGCGCTTACTTTCTAATAACAATCGCTGTGTAATCAATTCTGTTACCGTTTTATTTAAAATAGATTTTGTAATTCTATTTAAGTGTTTTAAGGTAATCGCCAATTTACCCGCATAAAACGAAGGTGATTTTTCTGTTTTGAAATAAGCTTCTAATTCTGTTTCAAACTGTTTCAATTTGTAATTATAAACAGGTTGATTAATTGTATTAACAGCCGAATATAATCTAGTGATTTCGATAAAAATAGTATCCAAAAGATTGAGCATTTTATCGTTTTTATACATTAAATTCAAATCATATTCTTGAATCAGTAACTCAAAATAAGGTATAATTTGATTCATTTGTTGATTGGAAAGAAGTAATTCTGGGCTATTTTTAAACGATTGAAAATAAGAATATTCTTCTATCTTTTTAGTCTTAAAATACAGATTAAAAATCTCTTTCGAACAAAAAACAATGTATCCTTCAACATCTTGAGAAAGTTTCCATGAATGAATTTGCCCTGGTTGCATAAAAAACAAACTCCCTGAACAAATTGTAAATTTATCAAAATCAATAACATGCTCGCCATTTCCACTTGTAAACAAAACCAATAAATAAAAATTATGACGGTGCATCGTTTCTATAAAATGGTGCTTAAACAAATGTTTTTTTAATGAGTTTACATATAGACTATTTAAAATATTTCGATCAAAATTTTTAATTTCGTATACAGGATGATCCATGCTAATGTCTTTTTTGTACATGTTTTAGCGAAGATACAAAATCTTAAAAGGTAAAAGTTAAATTATCTTTGCTGAAATTAATTTCAATGAAAAACACACTAATAAACATTTTTAAAAATAATTGCCCAAATTGCGAAAAAGGAAAAGTTTTTAAAAATGGATTAATTAATTTTGGTTTTGGGTTCCCAATGATGAATGAATATTGTCGAAATTGTAATACAAAATTCGAAAAAGAACCTGGTTATTTTTTTGGTGCTATGTTTGTAAACTATGGCCTTGGTTGTGCTGAAGCTTTAGCTACTTACTTTATTGTTGCCCCTTTTTTTGATGAAACTTTTGACTTACGCATTTTTCCAATTATTGGCTTAGTTATCCTTAGTCTTGCCATCGTAAATCTCAAACTTTCACGATTAATTTGGATTTATATATTTAAGAATTATTCGGTGTAGAAACATTATTACTTTTCATCAAAATACTTTATTCCGAAAGACTTGAACACTCCTTCTAATTTATCCATTTTTTTATCACATAAATCTGGATAATTAAATTTATTTATGGACTGTATTTGAGTACAACTAAGACAAATTTCCAAAACATTAAAAACCTCATCTTCAGAATTAAAAAAAACGATTAAATGTCTAGGCTGATAACATGTAGCTATAGACTCATAATCACAAATTTTATTGTCATATAGGGTTTGATATGTTTTCTCTATCTGTTCTTTTGATAAAATAATTTTTTCTTTAATATTATTCTTTTCAATATTTACTTTTCCATTTTCAATTTTCAACTCTTTTAAAGCACCCGTATTATCTACTCCTTCTCTATGCCAAATTTCTCTGTTAGGATAAGACCAAATCTCAATCCTTTCTGCCGAAAGAAACGCATTATCAACAGGCATTTTTATTTGAGTTGATTTACAACCAACCAAGATGATAAAAAACAAAAAAAATAATTGTTTCATAATTTTAAAATTAAAATCCTCAACTTTCATTGAGGATTTCTTTATGTAAATTAACAAACTTAATTTGCCACTTCACTAATAAATTTAATTCGCATCAAACGAAGTTCTTCAATATCGTAATCGCCATCAAATTCTTTTAGTGCATCTTTAATATTATCCGATTCTGAATCCATGAAATACTCATGAATTTCCTCTTGTTGGTCTTCGTCTAAAATTTCGTCAATCCAATAACTAATGTTTAATTTAGTTCCCGAATACACAATTTGTTCCATTTCTTTTAACAAATCGTCCATGGATAACCCTTTTGCTTTCGAAATATCATCTAAGGCTAATTTTCGGTCAACATTTTGGATGATATATAATTTTAATCCCGAATTTGCTCCAGTAGATTTAACCACCAAATCATCAGGACGAATAATATCGTTATCTTCTACGTAGCGCGCAATTAGATCAACAAACTCTTTTCCGTATTTTTTAGCTTTTCCTTCACCTACTCCATGCACATTGCTTAATTCATCAATTGTAATTGGATATTTCAAAGCCATATCTTCCAACGAAGGATCTTGAAACACTACAAACGGTGGAATTCCAAGTTTTTTGGCTACTTTTTTACGCAAATCACGCAACATTCCCATCAAAGCCTCATCAGCAACACCTGTAGATTTTGCAGCCGTTACAATAGCTTCATCTTCTTCTTCATTGTATTCATGGTCTTCCGACATCATAAACGAAGTTGGTTTTTTAATAAATGCCTCACCTTTTGGCGCTAATTTTAAAACTCCATAGGTTTCGATATCTTTTGACAATAACCCATCTACTAATACTTGACGAATTAATGCCATCCAATATTTTTCATCAAATTTTGAGCCACTGCCAAAATAAGGATGTGTATCTATTTTCTGAGCTTTTATCACCGCATTGATTTTGCCCACTAAAGCAAAAATCACTTCTTTAGATTTGAATAATTGCTTTGTATCTCGCACCACTTTCAACAAAGTAACCACTTGATCTTGGGCTTCTACTTTAGATTTTGGGTTACGAACATTGTCATCCATATCAGCTCCATCACCTGTAACATCATCAAATTCTTCACCAAAATAGTGCAATAGAAATTTACGACGTGACATTGAAGTTTCAGCATAAGCAACAACTTCTTGCAACAACGCAAATCCAATTTCTTGCTCAGCAACTGGTTTTCCAGAAAGAAATTTTTCTAACTTTTCAATGTCTTTATATGAATAATACGCTAAACAATGACCTTCTCCCCCATCACGACCAGCACGACCCGTTTCTTGATAATAACTTTCTAATGACTTTGGAATATCATGGTGAATTACAAAACGCACATCGGGTTTATCAATTCCCATACCGAAAGCAATAGTTGCTACAACAACTTCCACATCTTCCATTAGAAACATGTCTTGGTGTTTGGCACGCGTTTTTGCATCTAATCCCGCATGATAAGGCACAGCGCTAATTCCGTTTACTTGTAAAACTTGTGCAATTTCTTCCACTTTTTTACGACTTAAACAATAAATAACACCTGATTTTCCTTTATGTTGTTTGATAAATCGAATAATATCCGATTCTATATTTTTAGTTTTTGTACGTACTTCGTAATATAAATTAGGACGATTAAATGAAGCCTTGAATGTATTTGCATTTGGCATATCCAAGTTTTTCAAGATATCTTCTTGCACTTTTGGCGTTGCCGTTGCTGTTAATCCAATCATAGGAACGTCGCCTAACTGACGCACAATATTTCTTAAATTTCTATATTCGGGTCTAAAATCATGTCCCCATTCAGAAATACAATGTGCCTCGTCAATAGCTACAAAAGAAACCTTTACCGATTGTAAGAAATGAATATATTCTTCTTTTGTAAGCGATTCCGGTGCTACATATAACAGTTTTGTAATACCCGAAGTGATGTCTTTTTTAACTTGATTTACTTCGGTTTTATTTAAAGAAGAGTTCAATACATGAGCAATACCATACTCCGAACTTAAGCTTCGAATGGCATCAACTTGGTTTTTCATTAAAGCAATAAGCGGCGAAACTACGATTGCAGTTCCTTCTAATACCAACGCTGGCAATTGATAACACAATGATTTTCCGCCACCAGTAGGCATAATCACAAAGGTATTATTGCCTGTGATGATACTCTTAACTACTTGTTCTTGAAGACCTTTGAATTGGTTAAAACCAAAATATTTCTTTAATTCTTTATGTAAATCAATTTCGTGTGGATTCATTCTCTATTAATATGATTTTACCTAAATTTGCAAACATAAAGATACGATTTTCTTTAATACACACAAATTTTTTAATATTTCTATTTTGAGCACAATTGAAACCATTTTAGCAACCGCAAAAAAAACACTTTTATCTGAAAGTAAAAGCATTGAAAACCTAGTAAATTACTTGGACGATGACTTTGCAAAAAGTGTTACCGAAATATACAATACCAAAGGAAGATTGGTGGTAACCGGAATTGGAAAAAGCGCATTAATCGCTCAAAAGATTGTTGCCACTTTAAATTCAACTGGAACACCTTCTATGTTTTTACATGCTGCTGAGGCTGTTCATGGCGATTTAGGAATGGTACAACCCGAAGATATTGTAATTTGTATATCAAAAAGTGGAAACAGTCCAGAAATAAAAGTACTAGCACCATTACTAAAACGTTTTGGCAATACTTTAATTGGAATGACAGCGGACAAAAACTCTTTCTTAGGAAAAGAATCCCATTATATTTTGCATGCTTATGTTGAAAGTGAAGCTTGTCCTAATAACTTAGCACCTACAAATAGTACAACAGCTCAATTGGTACTTGGAGATGCTTTAGCAGTTTGTTTAATGGAATTGCGTAATTTTAAAAGTGATGATTTTGCAGTGTATCATCCAGGTGGTGCTTTAGGTAAAAAATTATTACTTCGTGTAAAAGATATGTTAGATACTACACACAAACCAATGGTAACTCCAGATGCTTCCATCAAAAAAGTAATTATGGAGATTTCTGAAAAACGTTTAGGAGTAACTGCAGTAATCGAAAATAATCAAGTAATTGGTATTGTAACCGATGGAGATATTCGTAGAATGCTGAACAACCGAGATACTTTTGCCGATGTAACAGCACAAGATATTATGACGAAAAATCCAAAAAACATCAACTCGAGTATTTTGGTTTCGGAAGCATTGGATATTTTAGAAAACAACTCCATTACCCAATTAGTTGTAATTGATAATAATGAATACAAAGGAATTTTACATTTACACGACATTTTAAAAGAAGGCATCGTATAATGGCGAAAAAAAACATAAAAGAGATGTCGTTTTTAGATCATCTCGAAGAATTACGTTGGTTATTAGTCCGAAGCACAATTGCTATTTTAGTTTGCGCCGTTGTGGCTTTTTTCTTCAGTGATTTTATTTTTAGTGAAATTATTTTTGGACCAAAAAGTCCCGATTTTGTAACCTATCAATTTTTCTGTGAATTGGGTAAACAATTTGATATGGCAGACACGATGTGTATTACCGAAATCAATCTTCCTATCCAAAACAGAGAAATGGGAGGACAATTTTCAATGCATATGTGGACGTCTATTACCGTTGGATTTATACTCTCTTTTCCTTTTGTATTGTGGGAAATTTGGAAATTCATCAGTCCTGCTTTATATGATAATGAAAAAAAATATGCCATTTCGTTCATCATTGTTTCATCAATATTATTTTTTGTAGGTGTTTTATTTGGCTATTATTTAATTGCACCTTTATCGGTTCAATTTTTTGCTAGTTATATTCTAAGTCCAGAAATCAGTAATGCTATTGATATCGACTCCTACGTTAGCTTAATGAAAACTTCAGCTATAGCAAGTGGTTTATTATTTGAATTGCCCATCATAATTTATTTCTTAACAAAAATTGGTTTAGTAAATCCAACGTTTTTAAGAAAATACCGAAAATACACTTTGGTGATTGTTTTGATAGTTGCTGCAATTATAACACCACCCGATGTGATTAGCCAGGTAATTGTAACCATTCCTATTATGATTTTATATGAAGTCAGCATTTTAATCAGTGCAATTGTGGTTAAAAATCAAGAAAAAGAAAAATTAAAAGCATAAACTATGTCAGATTTAGTAAAAGAATTCAATGATTACCGTTCAAAAATGAACGAAAAATTATTAGCCGATAACAACAAAGTCATCAAAAGAATTTTCAATGTAGATACAAATGCTTACATGGAAGGTGCTTTAGATGTAAAAACTAAAGAACTTCTAGGATTAGTAGCTTCTGCTGTATTGCGTTGTGACGATTGCATTAAATATCATTTAGAAACCGCTTACAAAAATGGCGTTACAAAAGAAGAAATGATGGAAAGTATGGGAATTGCTACTTTAGTGGGCGGAACCATTGTAATACCTCATTTAAGACGAGCATACGAATTTTGGGAAGCACTTGAAGAAAGTGTTCAGTAATCAGTAACAGTAATCAGTATAAGTTAAAACAAAATTAAAGTAAGTTTTAGCATTAAATAAAATTTATACTTTTACAAAAAATTGGCTCATTGCCGAATTGACTAATTGACACATTACCAAAATGAAATTAAGAGCAGAAAATTTAGTTAAAACCTATAAAAAAAGAAGTGTAGTAAAAGGAATTTCCGTTGAAGTAAATCAAGGGGAAATCGTAGGTTTATTAGGTCCAAATGGTGCCGGAAAAACCACTTCGTTCTACATGATTGTAGGTTTAGTAAAACCAAATAGCGGCAATATTTATCTGGATGATATGGACATCACCAATTATCCAATGTATAAACGTGCACAAAACGGAATTGGTTATTTGGCGCAAGAAGCTTCTGTTTTTAGAAAACTAAGTATCGAAGATAACATATTGAGCGTACTACAATTAACTACCCTTTCAAAAGAAGCACAAGAAGCTAAAATGGAAGAATTAATTGCTGAGTTTGCTTTAGAACATATTCGTACCAATCGTGGAGATTTACTTTCAGGTGGAGAACGTCGTCGTACCGAAATTGCACGTGCTTTAGCAACTGATCCAAAATTCATTCTTTTGGACGAACCTTTTGCAGGCGTTGACCCTGTAGCAGTAGAAGATATTCAACGAATTGTAGCGCAATTAAAAAATAAAAACATCGGAATTTTAATTACAGACCACAACGTACAAGAAACATTAGCAATTACCGATAAAACCTACTTAATGTTTGAAGGTGGTATTCTAAAAGCCGGAAAACCAGAAGAATTAGTAGCAGACGAAATGGTAAGACGTGTTTATCTTGGACAAAACTTCGAATTGCGTAAAACTAAAATTGACTTCGAAGCACCTAAAACAACTATCATTCACGGAAAAGGAGAATTAAACTCAAACAAAGAGTAGTTTTTTTGTTTATTACCGTTTCAAAAATTACTGACAGCAAAATAAACTAAGGGTATAGTTTAATGTGATTCATGCAAAGTGAAACGACTATCAACACAAAGTAAATCTATTGTAGCTATATGCTTCTAAAAAATTAGTGCTCTTTGTGCCTTCCTTGTGTTCCTTGTGGTTAAAAATCATCGAATACACTTCAACAGCAATTTATTCTTATCGCCATTAAAAATATTGACATCCACCATTCCTTTAATTCCTTCGATCTGAGCTTTTTCGGTGAATTGCCAAAACTGCCAATCAGATTCTAAATCATTTCGCCAAAAATTATAATTGGCAATCCAAAGTGGATATTCTGAAAATTCTTCTTTTAAGAAATCGGTATAATAACTTTCTCCCGAATAAATGATGGGTTTTACTTTGTAATGCTTTTCAACTTTATTTAACCAACGTCGTAAACCAACTTTTAAGCTATCAATCGATTGTGATTTGGGTAATTTTTCAATGTCTAGAACAGGAGGCAAATCACCTTTTTGCAATCTTACGGTTTTGATAAAATTTTCGGCTTGTTCAATCGAATTTTCGTTGGGACGATAATAATGATAAGCACCTCGAATCAATTGACGCTCTTTTGCAGCTTTCCAATTCTCTTTAAATTTGGAATCAATTTTATCTTTTCCAGCGGTGGAACGAATAAAAACAAACGATAGTTCAAACGCTTCATCAATATGGTAGGTTTGCTCCCAATCGATTTCGCTTTGATATTCTGAAACATCAAAACCAATGGCTTTATTATCGTGTTTATGAAGTACTTCGTAGATTCTGATATCGGCTAATTTTCGTTCATCGGCAGATAATTCGTTGGCATATTTATCGGTTTTAAAACCTAAATAATACAGAAATCCATCTCGAAATTTATAAATACTAATCGCAATAATTAGTATCAGAAAAAAAGAAAAAACAACCAAAAACCACTTTCCAAAAAAACGGGGTTTACTTTTCTTAACAGTTCTTTTTCTTCGAATTGGTTGTGCCATTATTTTTTAGCCAAAACAGTATTGTTTATAACCGATAACGCAACATAAAGTAAAATTATTATAGGCAAAGCTGTAAATCCTAATACAAACAATAAAACAACCGATAATACTAAAAAGAGCACTTGTAGCTTATTTTTTTCCCAACTAAAATCTTTCATTTTTAATGAAAATAAAGGAATTTCTGCATTCAACATATAAGCACTTAATATAGCGATTCCAAGTAAAACAAACGGATTGTACAAAGCATCAACCAACCATTCATGTGTTCCCGCATATTGAATCATCGGAATACTCATAATCAATAATGCATTTGCAGGTGTAGGTAACCCAATAAAAGAATCTGTTTGACGCGTGTCTATATTAAATTTTGCTAAACGATAAGCAGAAGCTAGCGTGACTATGAAGCCCAAATAAGGCACAAATCCCATGTAGTAAAACTCTTCTGTCAAAAAATATTTAGACGTATCATCTTCTTGAATATCTTGGAACAATTTAAAAAGCATTAATCCTGGCACAACACCACTAGTAACCACATCGGCAAGAGAATCCAATTGCAAACCTAATTCGCCTGAAACGTTAAACTTTCTAGCAAAAAAACCGTCCCAAAAATCAAAAAAGATACCTAAGCTAACAAAGATAAAAGCTTCATCATAATACCCTTTAAAAATAGCAATAATTGCTAATAAGCCACTTGCAAGGTTTAATAAAGTAATGGTGTTTGGAATGTGTTTTTTAATTTGCATACAAATACGTTTAAAAATGGTCAAAAGAAGCAACGTTACTAATTTACAGCAAATGTAATACAATAAGTTAATACTTTTAGAGTTTAGTATTTGAGAA
It encodes the following:
- a CDS encoding AraC family transcriptional regulator; amino-acid sequence: MYKKDISMDHPVYEIKNFDRNILNSLYVNSLKKHLFKHHFIETMHRHNFYLLVLFTSGNGEHVIDFDKFTICSGSLFFMQPGQIHSWKLSQDVEGYIVFCSKEIFNLYFKTKKIEEYSYFQSFKNSPELLLSNQQMNQIIPYFELLIQEYDLNLMYKNDKMLNLLDTIFIEITRLYSAVNTINQPVYNYKLKQFETELEAYFKTEKSPSFYAGKLAITLKHLNRITKSILNKTVTELITQRLLLESKRLMVERNLNTSQISYALGFSSPSYFMKLFKKHTGETTKDFINRLKN
- a CDS encoding DUF983 domain-containing protein; translation: MKNTLINIFKNNCPNCEKGKVFKNGLINFGFGFPMMNEYCRNCNTKFEKEPGYFFGAMFVNYGLGCAEALATYFIVAPFFDETFDLRIFPIIGLVILSLAIVNLKLSRLIWIYIFKNYSV
- the recQ gene encoding DNA helicase RecQ; the protein is MNPHEIDLHKELKKYFGFNQFKGLQEQVVKSIITGNNTFVIMPTGGGKSLCYQLPALVLEGTAIVVSPLIALMKNQVDAIRSLSSEYGIAHVLNSSLNKTEVNQVKKDITSGITKLLYVAPESLTKEEYIHFLQSVKVSFVAIDEAHCISEWGHDFRPEYRNLRNIVRQLGDVPMIGLTATATPKVQEDILKNLDMPNANTFKASFNRPNLYYEVRTKTKNIESDIIRFIKQHKGKSGVIYCLSRKKVEEIAQVLQVNGISAVPYHAGLDAKTRAKHQDMFLMEDVEVVVATIAFGMGIDKPDVRFVIHHDIPKSLESYYQETGRAGRDGGEGHCLAYYSYKDIEKLEKFLSGKPVAEQEIGFALLQEVVAYAETSMSRRKFLLHYFGEEFDDVTGDGADMDDNVRNPKSKVEAQDQVVTLLKVVRDTKQLFKSKEVIFALVGKINAVIKAQKIDTHPYFGSGSKFDEKYWMALIRQVLVDGLLSKDIETYGVLKLAPKGEAFIKKPTSFMMSEDHEYNEEEDEAIVTAAKSTGVADEALMGMLRDLRKKVAKKLGIPPFVVFQDPSLEDMALKYPITIDELSNVHGVGEGKAKKYGKEFVDLIARYVEDNDIIRPDDLVVKSTGANSGLKLYIIQNVDRKLALDDISKAKGLSMDDLLKEMEQIVYSGTKLNISYWIDEILDEDQQEEIHEYFMDSESDNIKDALKEFDGDYDIEELRLMRIKFISEVAN
- a CDS encoding KpsF/GutQ family sugar-phosphate isomerase — encoded protein: MSTIETILATAKKTLLSESKSIENLVNYLDDDFAKSVTEIYNTKGRLVVTGIGKSALIAQKIVATLNSTGTPSMFLHAAEAVHGDLGMVQPEDIVICISKSGNSPEIKVLAPLLKRFGNTLIGMTADKNSFLGKESHYILHAYVESEACPNNLAPTNSTTAQLVLGDALAVCLMELRNFKSDDFAVYHPGGALGKKLLLRVKDMLDTTHKPMVTPDASIKKVIMEISEKRLGVTAVIENNQVIGIVTDGDIRRMLNNRDTFADVTAQDIMTKNPKNINSSILVSEALDILENNSITQLVVIDNNEYKGILHLHDILKEGIV
- the tatC gene encoding twin-arginine translocase subunit TatC — its product is MAKKNIKEMSFLDHLEELRWLLVRSTIAILVCAVVAFFFSDFIFSEIIFGPKSPDFVTYQFFCELGKQFDMADTMCITEINLPIQNREMGGQFSMHMWTSITVGFILSFPFVLWEIWKFISPALYDNEKKYAISFIIVSSILFFVGVLFGYYLIAPLSVQFFASYILSPEISNAIDIDSYVSLMKTSAIASGLLFELPIIIYFLTKIGLVNPTFLRKYRKYTLVIVLIVAAIITPPDVISQVIVTIPIMILYEVSILISAIVVKNQEKEKLKA
- a CDS encoding carboxymuconolactone decarboxylase family protein; its protein translation is MSDLVKEFNDYRSKMNEKLLADNNKVIKRIFNVDTNAYMEGALDVKTKELLGLVASAVLRCDDCIKYHLETAYKNGVTKEEMMESMGIATLVGGTIVIPHLRRAYEFWEALEESVQ
- the lptB gene encoding LPS export ABC transporter ATP-binding protein, which encodes MKLRAENLVKTYKKRSVVKGISVEVNQGEIVGLLGPNGAGKTTSFYMIVGLVKPNSGNIYLDDMDITNYPMYKRAQNGIGYLAQEASVFRKLSIEDNILSVLQLTTLSKEAQEAKMEELIAEFALEHIRTNRGDLLSGGERRRTEIARALATDPKFILLDEPFAGVDPVAVEDIQRIVAQLKNKNIGILITDHNVQETLAITDKTYLMFEGGILKAGKPEELVADEMVRRVYLGQNFELRKTKIDFEAPKTTIIHGKGELNSNKE
- a CDS encoding glycoside hydrolase family 25 protein; this translates as MAQPIRRKRTVKKSKPRFFGKWFLVVFSFFLILIIAISIYKFRDGFLYYLGFKTDKYANELSADERKLADIRIYEVLHKHDNKAIGFDVSEYQSEIDWEQTYHIDEAFELSFVFIRSTAGKDKIDSKFKENWKAAKERQLIRGAYHYYRPNENSIEQAENFIKTVRLQKGDLPPVLDIEKLPKSQSIDSLKVGLRRWLNKVEKHYKVKPIIYSGESYYTDFLKEEFSEYPLWIANYNFWRNDLESDWQFWQFTEKAQIEGIKGMVDVNIFNGDKNKLLLKCIR
- a CDS encoding CDP-alcohol phosphatidyltransferase family protein, whose product is MQIKKHIPNTITLLNLASGLLAIIAIFKGYYDEAFIFVSLGIFFDFWDGFFARKFNVSGELGLQLDSLADVVTSGVVPGLMLFKLFQDIQEDDTSKYFLTEEFYYMGFVPYLGFIVTLASAYRLAKFNIDTRQTDSFIGLPTPANALLIMSIPMIQYAGTHEWLVDALYNPFVLLGIAILSAYMLNAEIPLFSLKMKDFSWEKNKLQVLFLVLSVVLLFVLGFTALPIIILLYVALSVINNTVLAKK